In the Colletotrichum lupini chromosome 1, complete sequence genome, one interval contains:
- a CDS encoding NmrA-like family protein has translation MPLIVVTGATGTQGGSVARIFAKDSAWKVRGLTRNPNSDKAKELERLGIEIVFADLNNSSTLSEAFSGATAVFGTTNFWEIAPEHGLEAAEKDEEQQFINIADACTQCSTLKHLILSTMPNCRDISNGKLPCPHWDAKARGGEYVKKAHPGLAAKTTYVWLGWYLDNMVNQPLMFPQPYLGQYILAQPSKADGIVPVAGVVSLNTGIVVHAIISQPEKTHTKYVPIVTDFIPWIAVVEGWSKTTGKPAVYAELTDTEISKLVGPVFGPEMASQFRFSEQYPDWYSYYPQETISIGNLGIEAKVYNFARGLEHLKDEIKATLVSKA, from the coding sequence ATGCCTCTCATCGTCGTTACCGGAGCCACAGGCACTCAGGGTGGTTCTGTCGCCCGCATCTTTGCCAAAGACTCGGCTTGGAAAGTACGAGGTCTGACTCGGAACCCAAACAGCGATAAAGCCAAGGAGCTCGAAAGGCTTGGAATCGAGATTGTCTTTGCTGATCTCAATAATTCTTCAACTTTATCTGAAGCCTTCTCGGGTGCCACGGCAGTTTTCGGGACGACAAACTTCTGGGAAATCGCTCCCGAGCATGGCTTAGAGGCTGCTGAAAAAGATGAGGAGCAGCAGTTCATCAACATTGCTGATGCTTGTACCCAGTGTTCGACTCTCAAGCATTTGATTCTCAGTACGATGCCGAATTGTAGAGATATCTCTAACGGCAAGCTTCCATGTCCCCATTGGGATGCAAAGGCGAGGGGCGGGGAATACGTGAAGAAAGCCCATCCCGGCCTTGCAGCAAAGACTACCTACGTGTGGTTAGGATGGTATCTGGACAATATGGTCAACCAGCCTTTGATGTTTCCTCAACCGTATCTGGGACAATACATCTTGGCGCAACCATCTAAGGCTGATGGTATCGTCCCTGTTGCCGGAGTCGTCTCCCTCAATACTGGCATTGTCGTCCATGCCATCATCTCTCAGCCGGAAAAGACGCATACAAAATACGTCCCGATTGTAACCGACTTTATACCATGGATAGCGGTGGTCGAGGGATGGAGCAAGACTACTGGCAAGCCTGCCGTGTACGCCGAATTAACGGACACGGAGATCTCCAAACTTGTCGGACCTGTATTTGGTCCCGAAATGGCTAGTCAATTCAGGTTCAGTGAACAATACCCCGATTGGTACAGCTATTATCCTCAAGAGACCATATCTATCGGAAATCTTGGTATCGAGGCCAAAGTATACAACTTTGCGCGAGGGCTCGAACACTTGAAGGACGAAATCAAAGCCACGCTTGTTTCTAAGGCTTAG
- a CDS encoding SMP-30/Gluconolaconase/LRE-like region, which yields MLIISRFSNYVVVLSLWATMMLWAKAAAVEFLSYQPSFSKLIGQNATGKVAQETSWEAFHEGGIYNKKDNSLYISSNFDTVGNPINITVLSLDDLSIRSQRYVNLSMPNGGSVFRANRGGRYMGSDQTLQVWCDQGDTNNYSKLVSLDPDANQTTTLFSSFFNRNFTSINDVRQHPETGDLWFTDATYAYFNGFRPSPQMPTQVYLSD from the coding sequence ATGCTTATTATCTCTCGGTTCTCCAACTATGTCGTGGTCCTCTCACTCTGGGCTACCATGATGCTCTGGGCAAAAGCTGCCGCGGTTGAGTTTCTGTCATATCAACCGTCATTTTCCAAGCTGATAGGTCAGAATGCGACTGGCAAAGTCGCCCAAGAGACTTCATGGGAAGCCTTTCATGAGGGTGGtatctataataagaaggatAATTCGCTGTACATCTCCTCTAACTTCGACACCGTCGGCAACCCCATCAACATCACAGTACTATCTCTCGACGACCTTTCAATTCGAAGTCAGCGGTACGTCAACTTGAGCATGCCCAATGGCGGATCAGTATTTCGTGCCAATAGAGGAGGAAGGTATATGGGGTCAGACCAGACTTTGCAAGTTTGGTGTGATCAGGGCGACACGAATAATTATTCCAAGCTAGTCTCTCTGGACCCTGATGCCAACCAAACAACAACGCTTTTCTCAAGTTTCTTCAACCGGAACTTCACGTCTATAAATGACGTCCGTCAGCACCCGGAGACCGGTGACCTCTGGTTTACCGACGCTACATACGCCTACTTCAATGGCTTCCGCCCCAGCCCTCAAATGCCTACGCAAGTCTatctgtcggattag